Genomic window (Nitrospirota bacterium):
AACTATTGACTTAATCATAATCGGCCTCTGTCTTTCCAACACCCCGGATGCTGTAAACTGGTACACGGGGGCCTTTACAGGTTTATCATGGCTTAGGGCTGAAGAGCCTATGATTAAATATAATCACAAACATGCAGGCCCGGGGGGGATCCTTTCTTTTTTTACACCGGGGACCGTATGGTTATTAATTATTGTGCTGTTGTTTGTAGTCTGGACATTTGCTGCATACTGGAAAAAAACAATTGGCCTAAACCGGAGGGAATCTTCAAATGAACATAAAGATTAAAAAGGCATCGGGAATAATTGAGGACTTCAATTCCCAGAAGCTCCTGGAATCCCTGATCAGGTCAGGAGCGGATAGGGAACATGCGGAAGAAGTTATCGAAAGGATGGTCCCGGAAATAACTCCATACACAAGTACGAAAAGGATTTTCAGGCTCGCGCATAAATATCTCAGACAATTCAACCACGCCTCTGTGCTGAGGTACTCGTTAAAAAGGGCCCTCTTCAGGCTTGGCCCTTCAGGCTATCCATTCGAGAAATTTTTTGCCGAACTGTTGAGGCACTACGGATACCACGCGGACGTTAATGTAATAATGGAGGGGCAGTGCGTTAAACACGAAATCGATGTGTTTGCGGAAAGTGAAAAGGAAATCCTTCTTGTGGAATGCAAATACCGCAACACCGCTGAAGGCGCTCCTGATGTAAAGACCACGCTGTATGTTAACTCGCGCTTTCAGGACCTCAAGCCTGTGATCAAAAGCCGATATCCAAACAAGGCCTTTGCCGGATGGCTGGTAACAAATACCCGCTTCACCTCTGATGCCCTTCAGTATTCCCGATGCATCGGCCTCAAGGTAAAAAGCTGGCGGTATCCGGACAACAACAGTCTTGAGAAAATGATCGAGGACAAAAAACTGTACCCCGTAACGGTAATGTCAACCCTGAATTCCGCCCAGATCAGGAGACTGATCGAACATAGGGTTATCCTTATGAAAGACCTTGCACAGATGAAGGCACAGGATATCCAGAAACTGTTATCTGTTAAAGAGAGTAAGGCCTCCATTCTCAAGCAACAAGCAGATGAACTGTGTTTCTGTGGTGATTAACCTTGATTTCCTGCCTCTAAACAACCATTGAAAAATCAATGCTATTTTAAATTCAGATAATACAATAGCCTGTTCAGAAAGTGTCGGGTTTACTTGAAAGTGTCGAGTTTTTTTACGCAATTTAATCTTATCGTAACCCTTTTATTTGTCAGAATATTTTAAGTAAAAGGAAAAATCATGCCATGAATACGTCGGGTATCTTTACATTGTTCCTGGTTATAATTAAAGATAAAATTGAAAACATTCTGTAAAATCAAGCTGTTGTAATTCTGGCAGTGAACTTGCAATGAATTTAGTTAATTACTGACAGAGTAAGGTCGAAATCTCGTCACTGGGAAAAAAAGCTGGAAATTTTCTGTAATACTTTATGCAAACCAATAAAGGAGGTGAAAAGATGAAAAAACTTTTTCTAAGCAGTTTGGTAATGCTCATCTCGCTATCTATCGCGAGCATGGCATTCGCAATTACCTTTAGTGAGGTTCCGTTAGGAACAACAGATCCCACTATAGACGGAGTGAGTTTTTGGGCAGGCGACCCAGTGGTATTATACGACACTTTTGTTGACGATTCATTGTCCTCCGGTAATCCGTATCTTATGAACGGAATTGATGACGGAACAGGAAACAGTCCTGGATCGTATGATACTTTTATCGGTGTCAGCGCTCCTACTGCTACACTGTTCGGTGAAGTATCTTTTGATATTCTGTCAGAGTATCAATTGCCGGGCGGATCCACTCTTTGGTTACAAGGGCTCCTCAGCGGCGCTCCGGTTGAAAGCCTGTCTCTCGTTGTCAATGATAACAGCTATCACAACATGCTGCTTACATTTGCAAGTGGGGCCGACACCCTTTACATCTATGATAATCTCAATGAATTAATGTATGGAGATGCATTCCACATTGACAACTTTAGCAGCACTCCTTACACCGTGCCGCCGCCGCCGTCGGTTCCTGAACCATCAACTCTCATTTTGTTAGCATCCGGTCTTGCAGGTGCATGGTATATGAGAAAGAGAACTTAAAACTGTAAACAAACAACTTAAGACAAAACAAATTAAACTTTCCCTCTCCTTATCAAAAGGGGAGGGAAAACTTTTTACGAAAGGGGGTACGATAAACTATGAAAAAGAAGATAACGTTAAAGTATTTTTTTCTGTCCATCTTCTTGATTATTGGTTGCCTGGCATTGGCCCAGTCAGCCACAGCCGGCCCGTTAATTGTTCGGGTGCAGCCAAGCGGCGAGGCTTTTTCCAATGCATATGTTATTACAGGCGAGGCAAGGACATTATTCGGCAATGTGGAGGGGGGTACGCCTCCATATGACTACAGATGGGAAATAAGCAACGGGACCGACACGGGATTCGTTCTGGTTGGCGACCCGCGTTATATCTCTATTGACGGAGTAGTCTTCGGCAGCGCCGGAGATCAATGGGCGAGATTAACAGTAAGTGATGCAGACGGCAATTCAAGCTCAGCTACTATAGGCCTGAAAGTAATAGCCGCTGCCAGCGATACTTTGAACCGTAAAAAGAATTCGGCAATTGACCGTGGACTCAGATACTTGTACCTGCAGGAGGGGCTCTCAGCCTCAGGCAGTTCCTGGCCGGGCAGTGGATATCCCATTGGGAGTACCGGCATGGCGCTTGTTGCATTAGAGAACCATGGGCACAACCTGCAGTCGCCGGACAGCGACATTTACAAGAAGTCAGTGCAGCAGGGGATACAATATCTCCTTAATAGCGCATACAACGTTCAACTATCAGATCAAGCCTGCATAGGTGATCCTGAGGCCAATGACGGCGATACCGACAACGACGACCTTGGGGTTATTTTTTCTGGTGGCGGACCTGAAATGTACACGGACCCGATTGCGATGCTGGCAATTGTTAACAGTAGTGAGGAGGCATTTGCCAAAGCCCTAACGGTAAATACAACGAGCGGCGATGTTAACGGCATGAACCTCTGGGATGTCATAGTTGACGCCAAAGACTTTCTTGCCTTTGCCCAAGGCGATGCTACGCCTGGTAGCAGCGGCAACAGTTTCACCTGCTCTACGGGAAATACTTATGTGTATATATACACCAATGGCCTTTCCGTAACTGAGCTTGATGCTTACCGCTGGAGTTTTGACACTTCTGTTGATGCTTGTCCGGGAACCTTGACAGTTGACTGGGGTGATGGCACTGCCCCTGAGATATTTGCTGGTATTGACTGGTGCTATTATCCACAGACCGGCGTGCAATACCTTACACATGATTATGCTTCTGCAGGGTCCTATAATGTAACCGTGCGGCACGAAGGTACAGAGCTTTGTACTACACAGATTAATTTAGCTGACGTAGTACAATGCGACGAGACCATGAATTATATTAAAGGCTGGCGCTACGAGAGAAACTACGGTGACAGCGACAACTCCGTTACACAATGGCCCACACTTGCTCTTCAGGAGGCGCGTGACCGCTGGCATATAAATGTCAATCCGAGAGTAAACGAGGAGCTTAATGACTGGCTTCTCTACAGCCAGAATGCAAACGGTGGTTTTGGTTATACGGGCGGGGCTGATTGGGATTGGCTTAACTTCCCCAAGACATCTGCCGGATTGATAATGCTGAAGTACCTTGGCCAGACGCCTGCGGATACGCGCGTTGGCAATGCGCTGGGTTATCTGGATACAGCATGGAGCTGGACATCTACTGATGGAAATTTGGGTAACATCTACGCCATGTATGGCTTTTACAAGGGCATGAAGCTTTTGTCCCTTGCAGACCTCAACGGACGTACTTGGGAAGAGATATATACCGATTATCTTGTTAATAGCCAGTATCCGTGGAACAACGCATGGGGAGACTGCTGCTGGATGGACGAGTCTTTTGCCACCTATACAGCTCTTGCGATCCTCGCACCTGCGGTTGCCGGATTGCCGCCTGTGGCTGACGCAGGAGGTCCCTATCCTGATGTGAACGCCGGTCAGGCAGTCAACCTTGACGGCAGCGGCTCATATCATCAGGACCCTGCAAAAAATCTTGTCAAGTACGAATGGGATTTTGACGCATCAAACGGACTCTGGTGGGAGACAAAACCAGCCCCTGACGCAGGAGAAGGCGCAGTTGGAATAACACCAACAACATCTTACCCTGATGTCGGACAAGATAACACATACACAGTAACATTGCGTGTAACCGATGACAGCAGCCCTGTCCAGACGGACACGGATACTGCAACCGTAACCGTGGCTTCAGGCCAAGTCGCGCCTGTTGCAGTTACCAATGGACCATGGGCCGGTTTGCCGAATGAAGTAATCACATTTGACGGCTCGGCATCCTATGATCCGAATTCCTGCACAACGCCGGGTGATCCTTCCTGTACCGGTGATTCAATAGTGGCTTATGAATGGGACCTGGATGGAGACGGTTTATTCAATGAAGCTAATGGTGAGGACGGCATGCCTGTAGGCGGAAGCATAGTAACAAGAAGCTTCCCCGAGCCGATGTCACATTCAGCAGTGCTTAGGGTATCTGACACACACAACGCAACGGGCGCATCCTCTGATGCACTCAATGTCGTGTCCATTGCGATTGTTTACGGTCAGCAATACGATACCTGTTTCAGACAGAAGCTAAGCAGGTTTGAAGAACGCCTTGGCATAAGGGTCAAATTCAAGAACCTCGGCAACGGCACAGCAGAGAACCTGGTGATGACGCTAATGTCGACGCCGACCAATCTGCAGATACTGCCGGGTAAAAATACCGTAACTCTCGGTAATCTCGCTGCAGGCGAGGAAAAGGCCTCTGCATGTTCACCGGCGGCCTTGAGCGCTGAAATCGAATTGAAGTTCGACAGACGCATTATCCCTACGGGCTCATGGCTCTGGAAGGCGGATTTCGACTTTAACGGTAAGCACTATGTAGTAAACAACATTCCACCGCTTGGACCATAGTAAGTGCAGGCAGTGTTAATGTCTGAGACGCAGTAAAGAGGAGGGGGTATTTAATACCCCCTCCTTTCAATTCGCTACCTCTTCTGAATGTATAAAATTAATTTTTTTGCTAACACAGGGGAAAGTCTGACGATCATCTCTCTTTCATCTTAATAAGGTTTTCTTGAATTGCAAACAGGTTAAGAAATCAATATAATTAAACAGTAAAATAAAAAATGCTATCACTGATAGCAGGAAAGAGGGAAACGAGTATGAAAAATAGCAAGAGATTGTTCTTTCTCCTGTCAGTCGCATTTATCAATGTAATCGTTTTCGGTTATGCGCTCGCACAGGAAACGCCTCAGGAAAAACCGCCGGCACAAAATGTCCCTTTAGAGAAGCCTCCTGTCCAGCCTCCGGTCCCGGCTGTACCTGTTGGCAAACCGCCTGTTCAGAAAGCGCCTCCGGCACAGGTTGTTGAAAAGTTGGCGCCTGGGGTATATCGCATCGGGGAAATACAGATAAACAAAAAAATGCATCTTATTTCTTTCCCGGCCCAGATAAATATGGACAAAGGGCTTCTGGAATATCTTCTTGTTAATACGGGAGGCAAGGTGCATGAAAGCCTGTTCCGGACAAAGGTGCAGCCTTATGACATGCAAATAGCATTTTTGCTCCTTGACTTTGAGGGCACAGAACACCCACTGAAAGAGCAGGGTTCTGCAGAAATTCCCAAAGGCGAGCCTGTGGTAATAAACATAACTTACAACAACAAGGAAAATAAGATGGTCCAGGCAAAAAGCGAGGACTGGATTACTATAAAGAACAAGGATGAACAAAAAAACCCGGCAAACCTGGAATGGGTCTATACCGGTTCTGTTGTTTATAACGGGCAGTTCCTTGCCCAGGTCAGCGGGTCTCTGATTGCCCTCTTTCACGACCCGGCTGCCCTCGTGGACAATGCCTCCCCCGGCGGAGAAAGCGATGAAGTCTGGTTCGTAAAAGAAGGCGTGGTCCCGCCGGTTGGTACCCCGGTTACCATTACTATAAAAGCAAAAACTAAAAAATAATTGTGTATTGAATAAAGGAGGATGGATGAGTAAGGTTGTTAAAACTTTCTTGCTTGCAGCATCTTTGATTTTGCTTCCGATGATCTCAAATGCAGATAACGTGGTTAGTTCATCAAAGACGGATGTTTCTTTAAAAAATGAGGTTGAAAGCGCCATTGGAAAGGGGCTCACATGGCTTGCAGCCCAGCAAAAGCCGGAGGGCTTCTGGTCCCAGCAGGAATTCCCCGCATTGAGCGGTTTAGTGTTGATGTCTTTTCAGGGAGACCCTTCGGGGTATTATAAGAAGAAATACGCAGAGCCGATTAACAAAGGATACGATTATCTCAAACAGGCAGCGAAGCCGGACGGCTCAATATTTATTTCGGAAACTTACAAGAATTACAATACCGCTGTATGCACTACTGCGCTTGTAGTAGCCAACCGTCCTGAGCTTGAAGGAGTTATTAAAAACGCGCGCAGCTTTCTGATACAGAGCCAGCATAACGAAGGCGGTCCGGAGATGGGTGATTCACATTATGACGGCGGCATCGGTTATGGACGCACCGATAAAAACCCCGACCTTTCCAACACAGTCCTCGCGCTGGAGGCACTGTACTACAGCCGTTATCTGAAGGGTGAAAAGGACCCGGACCTCAACTGGGAAGCGGCAAAAAAATTTATAACACGGACCCAGCATCTGCCAGGCTATAACGATGAGAAATGGGCAAGCGACGACTCTTACAACAAAGGCGGATTTGCATACTTCCCCGGAAACAGCAGGGCCGGCGACATGACCCTTCCTGACGGCAAGATTGTTCCCAAGGCATACGGGAGCATGAGCTATGCCGGGCTGCTGAGTTACATCTACGCTCAAATGGACAAGAATGACCCCCGCATCAAGGCGGTATACGAATGGCTTTCAAAAAATTATTCCCTTGACGCCAATCCAGGGGCGGGCAATGACGGGCAGGACGGCCTCTATTATTATTATCACACCATGGCAAAAGGGCTGACCCTGTACGGTGTTGATACGTTGAAATCAGCGGACGGTAAAACAGTCAACTGGCGTGAGGCGCTTGCAAAACGTCTCCTCGACCTGCAAAAGAGCGAGGGTTTCTGGGTCAACGAAAAGAGCGGACGCTGGATGGAGAAAGACCCTGTACTGGTGACTTCATATTCTATTCTGGCATTAGAGATGGTGTGGAGAGGAATGTAGGGATATCGTAATGCGTAATCCGTAATGCGTGATGAATTTCTTGCTGATTACGCATCACGCGTCACGGATTACGGTTTTTAATAAACTATGAGAAAGATCGAGCAGCAATTCACAGTCAATTACCGGTTCCCAGTTATTTTCACCCGTGATGTTTTCAATATTAACAATACCGCGTTGTGTGATGTCCTTAAGGGCCCCGGGGAAAAGAAGAACAGGATACTGATCGTCATTGACTCTAATGTATCTGAGGCGATGCCCGGTCTGATAGAGAAGCTCGAAAAGTATTCAAAACACAACGACAGCTTCATGGAATTTGTTGCATCCCCTTTTATCATCAGGGGAGGAGAGGCCTGCAAAAAAGATTCTACAGAAGTTGACAAGTTGCACGGTTTGATAGATAAGCACCACCTGTGCAGGCATTCTTTCGTGCTTGTAATCGGAGGCGGGGCCGTACTTGATGCTGCCGGATACTCCGCCGCAACCGCCCACAGAGGCATCCGTCTTATCAGGATGCCGACCACAACGCTTGCACAGAATGACGCAGGCGTGGGCGTGAAGAACGGCATTAACGCCTTCTGCAGAAAAAACTTTCTCGGCACCTTTGCGCCGCCGTTTGCAATTATCAACGACTTTGATTTTCTGGCCACCCTTCCTGAAAGGGAATTGAGGTCGGGTATTTCTGAAGCTGTAAAAGTGGCCCTCATCAAGGACAGGGCCTTCTTTGACCTTCTCTATAATGAACGGCAGAAACTTGCCGTCTTTGCACCTGATGTCATGGAAAAAATGATCATCAGGTGCGCGGAGCTTCATATTGAACATATCGGAATGAGCGGCGACCCGTTTGAATACGGCTCGTCCCGCCCCCTTGATTTCGGCCACTGGTCCGCCCACAAGATCGAAGAGCTGACCGGAGGCAAGATACAGCACGGCGAGGCAGTGGCGATAGGCATTGCCCTTGATTCTCTTTACTCTCACCACACCGGGCTCATCAGCGAGATTGAGCTGCACAAAATATTTTCAGCCCTGGAAGATATAGGCTTTGACCTTTATCACTGGTCCCTCAGCTGGATAGACATAAACAGCGCCCTCAAAGAATTCCAGGAGCATCTCGGCGGTGAGCTTACCATCCCTATGCTGAAAGGCATCGGAGGCAGGATCGAGGTCCACGAGATAGATACCGTTCTGCTGAAAAAATGTGTTAATATCCTTGCTGAAAGAAGCAGGGAAAAGGAGAGTAAAAATGACTATGGAAAATTCCCCGATGCCGGCGAAACAGGCATTAGAACTATACTTCCTTGACAACCGCGCAAGACTTCTTGAGATCGCTTCATTCCTCGACCGCCTTGACAGGTACAAAGACTCCGCCGCAGCAAAAGACGATTTCCGCTACAAGTCTTTCATAAAGGCATTGAAGCTCATCATCGGCACGGAGAAAGACCGCACTATAAATGTCCAGCTGCTCTTCAGCGATCTGACCGCGGAACCCATAGAGAGCGCAGCCGGGCTGAAGGCATTCGGCGCCTGGGAGGGGACCTTCAGTGAAGGTAATTGACCCACACATCCACATGGTCTCAAGGACCACCGACGATTACCTGGCGCTTGCGATCAACGGGATACATACAATAACAGAGCCCGCATTCTGGGCGGGATTTGACAGGAGGGGCGTTGACGGCTTTCATGATTATTTCCACCACCTCACAGTTACAGAACCGGCGAGGGCCGCAAGATTCAATATAAAGCATTACTGCTGGATTGGTTTAAATTCCAAAGAAGCTGAGAACCAGAAACTGGCCGAGGAAGTATTGCGCATTATTCCTGAATACCTTGACAGGCCTACTGTGCTGGGTCTTGGAGAGATCGGGCTCAACAAAAACAGCCGCAACGAAATCAATGTACTTGAAAGGCAGTTGGAAATAGCCGCTAAAAGAAACGAGCTGGTCCTTATTCACACTCCTCATCTTGAAGACAAGCTCAAGGGCACGCGCATCATCATGGACATGATACTAAATGAAAAGAGGATCAAACCTTCACGGGTGCTGATCGATCATGCGGAAGAGCACACTATCGGGGAAATAAAGGAGAAGGGCTTCTGGTTCGGCCTTACCCTTTACCCGAACTCAAAAGGCAGTCCCGAAAGGGCCGTGGACGCGGTGGAGGCTTACGGCTCCGATAATATCTGCATCAACTCATCAGCCGACTGGAGCGTCAGCGACCCTCTTGCCACCGTGAAATGCGCAAATGAAATGCGCAGGCGCGGACATCCTGAAACATTAATCCAGAAAGTATTCTACGAAAACCCGAAAGCCTTCCTCAGCCAGTGCCCGAAGTTCAAGGCTGGATGATCACCTACTGCACAAACATTCATCCGGGCGAAAGCTGGGATGAGACGTTATTAAGCCTGCGCACACATGTTCTTGAAGTAAAAAAAGCTGTGTCGCCTGACAGGCCATTTCCCATAGGCCTGCGTCTTTCAAATCTTGCATCAACTGAAATAGACGAAAACGCATCAGCATCTTTTCTTGAATGGTGTCAGCAGCAGGATTGCTACGTTGCAACGATAAACGGATTCCCCTACGGTTCATTTCATTCCTCAATCATAAAAGAAAAAGTCTATCTCCCTGACTGGCGGGACAGAAAACGCGTCGGGTATACGAAAAGGCTCGCGGGTTTATTGGATGCCTGGATGCCCGCAGGCAAGGCAGGCTCGATCTCAACGGTGCCTGTCGGATTTAAAAAGCATGTGGCGGACGAGGACTGCAATCTCATCAGGCGAAATTTGATAGCCGTTCTTGAACACCTCGACAGACTGAAACAGAGAAGCGGTAAAGAGATCATCCTGTCTCTTGAACCGGAGCCGGGATGTGTGCTGGAGACAACGGAAGACGTGGTCAGTTTTTTCGGGCAGATGAATTTTCCCGGTCAATTGAAAGGAAATATCGGGGTCTGTCTTGACTGCTGTCACCACGCAGTCGAATTTGAAGAAGCTTCAAGATCTCTTTCCCGGATCGATGATTCAGGCATAAGGATCGGCAAGGTCCAGGTGTCGTCAGCTCTGCGATTAATAAAACCGCATAGAGAAACGCTGGACAAGTTTGCGGAGCCGTGCTATCTTCATCAAACAGTGATTCAGAAACGGGATGGTACGCTGGTACGCTACAATGACCTTTCGGACGCGTTACACGATTATCAGGAAAATGCGGAAGATGAGTGGAGAATTCATTTTCACGTGCCTGTCTTTCTTGACAAGGCTGACTCATATGGCACGACAAGAGATTTTACGGAGGAGGTTATTTCTCTTCTAAATAAGAACAACCTGCTTGAGGTTGAAACATACACATGGAATGTCCTTCCCGCTGAATTGCAGACGGAGACAGTTACTCAATCAATAATCCGGGAGATACTCTGGGTGAAAGCACAGATAGATGAGTAGCCACAGATTTACACAGATTGACGCAGATCTTTTTTATGGATAATTATAAATGTCATTCCCGCGGTCTTTTGAGCGGGAATCCAGACAATTAAAGAACTGGATGCCCGATTAAGAACCTCGGGCATGACGCCTAATTTATGAGTTAGTATTAAAATTTAATCTGTGTAAACTGCGAAATCTGTGGATATTATTATGAAACGCACCGTTGTCATTAATGTTGTCGGGCTGACCCGCTCGCTTATCGGCGGGCATACACCGAATTTGCGCTCTCTGCTTTCAAACAGCGCGAACATAAAAACAATTACCCCTGCTGTCACCTGCTCCGTTCAATCGACATATTTAACAGGCAAGCTTCCCTCAGAGCACGGCATTGTCGGGAACGGCTGGTACTTCCGCGACCTCTCTGAGGTATTGTTCTGGCGTCAGTCCAACAGGCTTGTGCAGTCAGAGAAGATATGGCATGTCGCAAAGAGGCGCGACCCTACTTTTACCTGCGCGAATAATTTCTGGTGGTACAACATGGTGACTGACGCGGACTGGGCAGTGACGCCGCGGCCGTTGTATTGCGCTGATGGATTAAAACTCCCTGACTGCTATTCCATTCCTCCTGAGCTGCGCGACAAATTCAACAGGGAGTTCGGACAATTCCCGCTCTTCCAATTCTGGGGCCCGGCAACCTCTATTGTGGCGAGCGAATGGATCGGAAAGGCCGCGATGGCAATTGAAGATATGTATAAGCCAACGCTCAATCTTGTTTATCTGCCTCATCTCGATTACATCCTTCAGAAAGTTGGCCCTGACGGAGATATTAAAAAAGACCTTGCCGGGATCGATGCCCTCTGCGGAAGGCTCATCAACTTCTTTCGAGATAGAGGATGCAGGGTTGTTGTTCTTTCCGAATATGGAATAACACCTGTGAAGAACGCGATCCACCCGAACAGGGTATTGAGGAACGCAGGCTATCTTTCCCTCAAGGTTGACCTGGGCCGTGAATATATTGACTTCGGCGCCTGCCGCGCCTTTGCAGTCTCAGACCATCAAATAGCACATGTTTATATTCAAAACAAATCTGACGTCCCAACCGTGAAAGAGTTGTTTGAAAATTCACGAGGGGTCGAGCGCGTACTGGATGAGGAAGGCAAAAGAGCATTCGGGCTCGATCACGAGAGGTCGGGCGAATTGGTCCTCATCTCAAAAAGCGACAGTTGGTTCACCTATTATTACTGGGACGATGATGCAAAGGCGCCTGATTACGCAAGGACCGTAAACATCCATTCAAAGC
Coding sequences:
- a CDS encoding PEP-CTERM sorting domain-containing protein — translated: MKKLFLSSLVMLISLSIASMAFAITFSEVPLGTTDPTIDGVSFWAGDPVVLYDTFVDDSLSSGNPYLMNGIDDGTGNSPGSYDTFIGVSAPTATLFGEVSFDILSEYQLPGGSTLWLQGLLSGAPVESLSLVVNDNSYHNMLLTFASGADTLYIYDNLNELMYGDAFHIDNFSSTPYTVPPPPSVPEPSTLILLASGLAGAWYMRKRT
- a CDS encoding TatD family hydrolase: MKVIDPHIHMVSRTTDDYLALAINGIHTITEPAFWAGFDRRGVDGFHDYFHHLTVTEPARAARFNIKHYCWIGLNSKEAENQKLAEEVLRIIPEYLDRPTVLGLGEIGLNKNSRNEINVLERQLEIAAKRNELVLIHTPHLEDKLKGTRIIMDMILNEKRIKPSRVLIDHAEEHTIGEIKEKGFWFGLTLYPNSKGSPERAVDAVEAYGSDNICINSSADWSVSDPLATVKCANEMRRRGHPETLIQKVFYENPKAFLSQCPKFKAG
- a CDS encoding terpene cyclase/mutase family protein; the encoded protein is MSKVVKTFLLAASLILLPMISNADNVVSSSKTDVSLKNEVESAIGKGLTWLAAQQKPEGFWSQQEFPALSGLVLMSFQGDPSGYYKKKYAEPINKGYDYLKQAAKPDGSIFISETYKNYNTAVCTTALVVANRPELEGVIKNARSFLIQSQHNEGGPEMGDSHYDGGIGYGRTDKNPDLSNTVLALEALYYSRYLKGEKDPDLNWEAAKKFITRTQHLPGYNDEKWASDDSYNKGGFAYFPGNSRAGDMTLPDGKIVPKAYGSMSYAGLLSYIYAQMDKNDPRIKAVYEWLSKNYSLDANPGAGNDGQDGLYYYYHTMAKGLTLYGVDTLKSADGKTVNWREALAKRLLDLQKSEGFWVNEKSGRWMEKDPVLVTSYSILALEMVWRGM
- a CDS encoding PKD domain-containing protein — its product is MKKKITLKYFFLSIFLIIGCLALAQSATAGPLIVRVQPSGEAFSNAYVITGEARTLFGNVEGGTPPYDYRWEISNGTDTGFVLVGDPRYISIDGVVFGSAGDQWARLTVSDADGNSSSATIGLKVIAAASDTLNRKKNSAIDRGLRYLYLQEGLSASGSSWPGSGYPIGSTGMALVALENHGHNLQSPDSDIYKKSVQQGIQYLLNSAYNVQLSDQACIGDPEANDGDTDNDDLGVIFSGGGPEMYTDPIAMLAIVNSSEEAFAKALTVNTTSGDVNGMNLWDVIVDAKDFLAFAQGDATPGSSGNSFTCSTGNTYVYIYTNGLSVTELDAYRWSFDTSVDACPGTLTVDWGDGTAPEIFAGIDWCYYPQTGVQYLTHDYASAGSYNVTVRHEGTELCTTQINLADVVQCDETMNYIKGWRYERNYGDSDNSVTQWPTLALQEARDRWHINVNPRVNEELNDWLLYSQNANGGFGYTGGADWDWLNFPKTSAGLIMLKYLGQTPADTRVGNALGYLDTAWSWTSTDGNLGNIYAMYGFYKGMKLLSLADLNGRTWEEIYTDYLVNSQYPWNNAWGDCCWMDESFATYTALAILAPAVAGLPPVADAGGPYPDVNAGQAVNLDGSGSYHQDPAKNLVKYEWDFDASNGLWWETKPAPDAGEGAVGITPTTSYPDVGQDNTYTVTLRVTDDSSPVQTDTDTATVTVASGQVAPVAVTNGPWAGLPNEVITFDGSASYDPNSCTTPGDPSCTGDSIVAYEWDLDGDGLFNEANGEDGMPVGGSIVTRSFPEPMSHSAVLRVSDTHNATGASSDALNVVSIAIVYGQQYDTCFRQKLSRFEERLGIRVKFKNLGNGTAENLVMTLMSTPTNLQILPGKNTVTLGNLAAGEEKASACSPAALSAEIELKFDRRIIPTGSWLWKADFDFNGKHYVVNNIPPLGP
- the eboE gene encoding metabolite traffic protein EboE, encoding MITYCTNIHPGESWDETLLSLRTHVLEVKKAVSPDRPFPIGLRLSNLASTEIDENASASFLEWCQQQDCYVATINGFPYGSFHSSIIKEKVYLPDWRDRKRVGYTKRLAGLLDAWMPAGKAGSISTVPVGFKKHVADEDCNLIRRNLIAVLEHLDRLKQRSGKEIILSLEPEPGCVLETTEDVVSFFGQMNFPGQLKGNIGVCLDCCHHAVEFEEASRSLSRIDDSGIRIGKVQVSSALRLIKPHRETLDKFAEPCYLHQTVIQKRDGTLVRYNDLSDALHDYQENAEDEWRIHFHVPVFLDKADSYGTTRDFTEEVISLLNKNNLLEVETYTWNVLPAELQTETVTQSIIREILWVKAQIDE
- a CDS encoding 3-dehydroquinate synthase; translated protein: MRKIEQQFTVNYRFPVIFTRDVFNINNTALCDVLKGPGEKKNRILIVIDSNVSEAMPGLIEKLEKYSKHNDSFMEFVASPFIIRGGEACKKDSTEVDKLHGLIDKHHLCRHSFVLVIGGGAVLDAAGYSAATAHRGIRLIRMPTTTLAQNDAGVGVKNGINAFCRKNFLGTFAPPFAIINDFDFLATLPERELRSGISEAVKVALIKDRAFFDLLYNERQKLAVFAPDVMEKMIIRCAELHIEHIGMSGDPFEYGSSRPLDFGHWSAHKIEELTGGKIQHGEAVAIGIALDSLYSHHTGLISEIELHKIFSALEDIGFDLYHWSLSWIDINSALKEFQEHLGGELTIPMLKGIGGRIEVHEIDTVLLKKCVNILAERSREKESKNDYGKFPDAGETGIRTILP
- a CDS encoding restriction endonuclease, producing MNIKIKKASGIIEDFNSQKLLESLIRSGADREHAEEVIERMVPEITPYTSTKRIFRLAHKYLRQFNHASVLRYSLKRALFRLGPSGYPFEKFFAELLRHYGYHADVNVIMEGQCVKHEIDVFAESEKEILLVECKYRNTAEGAPDVKTTLYVNSRFQDLKPVIKSRYPNKAFAGWLVTNTRFTSDALQYSRCIGLKVKSWRYPDNNSLEKMIEDKKLYPVTVMSTLNSAQIRRLIEHRVILMKDLAQMKAQDIQKLLSVKESKASILKQQADELCFCGD
- a CDS encoding alkaline phosphatase family protein — encoded protein: MKRTVVINVVGLTRSLIGGHTPNLRSLLSNSANIKTITPAVTCSVQSTYLTGKLPSEHGIVGNGWYFRDLSEVLFWRQSNRLVQSEKIWHVAKRRDPTFTCANNFWWYNMVTDADWAVTPRPLYCADGLKLPDCYSIPPELRDKFNREFGQFPLFQFWGPATSIVASEWIGKAAMAIEDMYKPTLNLVYLPHLDYILQKVGPDGDIKKDLAGIDALCGRLINFFRDRGCRVVVLSEYGITPVKNAIHPNRVLRNAGYLSLKVDLGREYIDFGACRAFAVSDHQIAHVYIQNKSDVPTVKELFENSRGVERVLDEEGKRAFGLDHERSGELVLISKSDSWFTYYYWDDDAKAPDYARTVNIHSKPGYDPCELFIDPAIKFPKLKIGLTLAKKALGFRYLMDVIPLDAGLVKGSHGRVTGNDDEGPVFMTTEPKLLNSQTVKARDVFDLLLGHVFKD